In Ruegeria sp. YS9, the genomic window GCCACAAAGATGTGCTTCGAGAGCTTTAGGCCCGTGGGGGCATCGAATGCGCCCATGGAAATCGAAATCGTGTCCTCTTGGTTATGTTGCCAGAAGAGAAACGAGCCGCATTTGCTGCAAAACCCGCGCCGTGCGATGTCTGACGCGTGAAACCAGTTCAGCGTGTCGCGGGCCAAGAAACTCAGGTTGTCCTGATGGGTCGTGGTCGAGGCCCAGACATGGCCGGATTGCTTTCGGCACTGCCCGCAATGGCAGACCGAAGGCGGAGAAAGGTCTCCGTCGATGGTGAAAGCAACTGAACCGCAAAGGCAGGACCCGCTGTACATAAGACTACCCCCTTGCCGCAGGCGCGGTGCTGGTTCCCAACAACACGCCGTAGATTATGAAACAGGCCGCCATCACCCGGCGCACCCAGATATTGAACACCGCGCCCAGCGCCGCCTTGCCCATCAAGGCGCCCAACACGGTGAAACCGGTATAGCTGAGCGTGGTGATGATCAGCGCGGTTGGCATGATCACGACCATCTGCTGCCAGATTGGAACCTCGGGCTGAACGAATTGCGAGAACGCCGCGAGATATCCGGCGACACTTTTGGGGTTGATCGTGGCCACTGCCAGCGCGTGCAAATAAACGTGCCGGGCCGGGCGCTCTGAAACCGGTGCGGGCTTTGTTGCGTTCATCCACCCCCGCACGCCCAGCCAGATCAGAAAGCCCGCTCCGACCAGCTTGGCCATGAAGAAACCGGTCGGAGAAGCGGCAATCAGGGCTGTGACGCCCAGCGCGGACAGGATCAAAAACATGCTGGCCTGTGTCAGGATGGCCAATACACCCATCATCGCCTTTGGAAATGGCAGGCTCATCCCGTTCGAGATGCAGTTGACCGCGTTCGGCCCCGGAGTGGTGACGAATACCACCCAGAATAGCGCGAATATGGTCCAGGCCTCGAAGCTCATCAGTACACCGGCGGAGCAATGACCCAGATGGCCACGGCAGGTTCATCATAGGGGTTGGCCCATTGATAAGGTTCATGTTTGATCCGAAAGCTGTCACCAGGCCCCACCAGGAATTCACGCGCCCCGATCGTCAGGTTCAATCGACCCGAGACCATATAGCCCACTTCCTGCGTCGGGCGATTGGCTGGGGTCTGCATCCGTGAATGTGGCTCGAAAGTGGAATGCACCATTTCGAAATCATCGGTCAGATCCGGCGACAGCAACTCTTCGATCAGCCCTTCTTCGCCCGACCCCATCGGGCGACGCGACCCGGCGCGCACAACGTAGCCCTGTTCGTCTGCGGGGGCAGCGGAATGCGCAAACAGCATCGACATGGGCACGCCGAGGCATTCGGCAATCTGGCGCAGGTCCGAGATTGAAGGCTCGGACAAATCGCGCTCAACCTGGCTCAACCAACCGACAGAGCGATCCAGCCGAGTTGCAATCTCGGTCAGGGTCAACCCTCGGGCCTTGCGCAAGGCCCTCAGGTCAGCACCAAGGGTCGCGCTTTGGGGGGCTTGGCTGTTCACAGGCCGCTCCGAATCTCGTGAAATTCTTCCTTCGTTTTTCACGATGAAGCAAGACGGTGAAATTTCCAAGCGTTTTTTCACGCCCGGTTTCAATGGGGCGTTGGTCATCACTTCGTACCGACAACAGAATTGAGGACCAGAAGGCACGGAGGCCCTTGAAACACCAGAAAAACCGCAGGGACGCAGCAGCCGGATTTCAGTGTTTGCCGTACAAGGGCTTCATTTCAAAAAGACAGCACATATCGTTCCCCCGTCGCGCTGCGGCGACATGGGAAATCCTAAGCAACAGAGACAGATCTTGAATGAGCGTGAACCGTGCAAAGCCCGCCCGGGATTAGAATTGAAGGCCGGCAAAAACCTTCACTTCATCCAACACATGTTGAGGCCAACGACGGGTGAAACTGTCGGCGATCGTTTCACGCTTTTCCGGCTCCAGCCCGGCAAGCAAGCTGGGAAAGCGGCGGCGATTTCTGGGCAGCGTCCACATTTCGATGCCGTTTTCGAAACAGTAACGGGCAAAACGCACGTCGACGAACTTCTCGCTGCCTTCCATGTATTCCAGTGTCGGGAACAGCGACCCGGACACCATAACGGTTCCGGTTCCCAGTTGGTGCACCCTGGTCGAGTAGGTCAGCCGTTGGTTCATACGCAACAACGTGCGCTGCCGTATCGACCTGGGCGTCGGGTTTGTGAACGTCGTGGCATGATAGCCGAAGACACGCTTTTCCAGCCCGACGCCCCGCGCCCGGCGTATGGTCTGACGGACATAGTTGTCCGCATATTCAATATCATCGTCGACCAGAAAAACGGTATCTGCCGGATCCGGCTGGAAGATGAACTTGCCGACATCCTTGTAATCCCGGTCGGGGATCACGGCGGTGACGTTGTCGAACTCTCCCAGAAAATCGGGAACTTCCTGATATTCGTTCAGGCAGATGAAAACTCTGTCGACCTGATGCGCGATGCTTGCCACCGAATGGGGCAATACGCCGATGCGATCCGGGAATGTCGCCATATGGGCGCGTCTGATCCCTTTTGGAGGCGCTTCATCCGCGACCGTCGGATTGATGTCAGACTCTTGCATCCGTGAGAAACACCCCAAAACGAAACTTCGCTATGGATTTTGATAGGAGATCGCTTCAAAGCCTGCAAGACGAAGTCAGCCGGGCCGTTCAATCGCCCGGAAATCCCTTGGGTTGATGCACATCCGCAACGACCGCAGCGGTCAGAGCCCGGCAAACACGGCGGTCAGAATGTCTTCCAGATTTTGCGCATCCTGTTGCGTGAAAGCATCCGGCTGGTCGCTGTCAATGTCAAAAACGGCGATAACTTTTCCCGACGAATCCCGCACGGGCAGAACCAGTTCGGACCGCGTTGAGCTGGCGCAGGCGATGTGACCCGGAAACGCATCGACATCCGGCACCAGTTGCGTTTCGCCCGTTCTTGCGGCGGCACCGCAGACGCCCCGTTCGAACGGGATGACCAAACAACCATGCCCACCCTGATAGGGCCCGATCTTCAGAACGCCCGGTTTGGTGACACGATAAAACCCGGTCCAGTCAAAACGATCGTCGGAATGGTGAACCTCGCAGGCGACAGTGGCCATGAGAGCAACCTGGTCCGTTTCGCCTTCGGTCAGGGCCGCGATGGTTTTGGCAAGTGTCTCATAATCGGCAGTCATTGATTGCAACCCCTTCGGATGGTCGGGGGCACGGCCCCCGACCCCCGGAGTATTTGGAAAAAGATGAAGGGTCAAACGCGTTCGATGGCAATGGCCGTGCCTTCCCCCCCGCCAATGCAGATCGCCGCGACGCCCCGTTTGAGGTTACGTTTTTCCAGCGCATTCAACAACGTAACGATGATGCGGGCACCAGAGGCACCGATGGGATGGCCCAGGGCGCAGGCGCCGCCATTCACATTCACCTTGTCTCGCGGCAAGCCCATTTCGTGCATGAAAGCCATCGGCACAACCGCGAAGGCCTCGTTCACTTCCCACAGGTCGACGTCATCCTTGCTCCAGCCAATGCGCGACAAGAGCTTCTGCGCCGCCGGGACCGGAGCCGTCGTGAAAAGGCCGGGGGCCTGAGCATGGCTCGCATGACCCAAAATCCGGGCCCGAACCGTCATACCCTGCGCTTCGGCGGCTTCTGCCGAGGCAAGAACCAGCGCCGCCGCGCCATCCGAAATCGAAGACGAATTGGCCGCCGTCACCGTACCGTCCTTGCGAAACGCAGGTTTCAGCGTCGGGATCTTCTCGGGGCGGGCGGATTTTGGCTGCTCATCTGTCTCCAGCAGAATTTCACCCTTGCGCGTCCGGACCGTAACCGGCGCGATTTCCTGATCGAATGCACCACTTTCCTGCGCAGACAGCGCGTTGGACAAAGATTGCAGCGCGTATTCATCCTGTGCTTCACGGGTGAACTGGTACGCCTCGGCACAATCTTCGGCGAAGGTGCCCATCAGACGGCCCTTGTCATAGGCATCTTCAAGGCCGTCGAGGAACATATGATCAACCACCTGGCCGTGGCCAATGCGGGCACCGCCGCGCATCTTGGGCAGCAGATACGGCGCGTTGGTCATGCTTTCCATGCCGCCCGCAACCATCGTATCTGCGTGACCCAAGGCAATTTGGTCAAAGGACATCATTGCGGCCTTCATCCCCGAACCACACATTTTGTTCAGCGTGGTGGCGGGAACCTCTTCGCCCAATCCTGCCGCGAATCCGGCCTGCCGCGCAGGTGCCTGACCCTGCCCGGCCGGCAAAACGCAACCCATCAGCACTTCGTCGACTGTCTGTACCCCTGCCTGTTGCAAAGCCGCGCGGATCGCTTCGCCCCCGAGGTCAGCCGCAGCAACACCGTCAAACATGCCCTGAAACCCGCCCATCGGTGTACGGGCAGCCCCTGCTATAACAACGTCTCTCATCCGGGTTTTCCTCCTGCTTTCCGGCCCTTGAATACCGAATGGTAAGAATTGCCGTCTAGCGTATTTCTACGACTCAATTTCAGTTTGGAAAGCGGCAGGATCATGGGGCTGACCAGCAAGACAACCGGCGAAACTCAGATCATCACCGTTCATGCCGACCGGATCGATGCTGCAATGGCCATTCAGTTCAAGGAAGACATGCGCGCCAATACCGAGGACAGCGCTCATCGCGTTGTTCTGGATCTGTCCGATGTCGAGTTCATTGACTCCAGCGGTCTGGGTGCAATCGTCGCCTCAATGAAACAGCTGGGAAAGGACCGGAGGCTTGATCTGGCCGGGTTGCAGCCAGTGGTCGAAAAAGTCTTTCGCCTGACACGCATGGATACGGTTTTCAGGCTTTTTGAAACACTGGATGACGCGTTGTCAGAGACGGACGCCTGACGGCAGCAGGGGATAGATGGCGTGGAGCCGATTGAAAACAAGACCTGTCTGGAATTGACCTTCCCTGCGACGGAATCAGAGGCCAGTGTGGGCATTGCAAAGCTCAGCGTCGGTCTGGCGGAACGGGGGTTGCCCCCCCATAAAGCCGATGATGTGAAGATTGCATTGGCTGAAGCCATCAACAACGTCGTGGAACACGCTTACAATGGCATCGCCGCGGCCAAGGTTCAGGTCACCTGTCGGCTGGACAGGGATCTTCTGGACATCTTGATCTCGGATACGGGGCGCCCGCTGCCTGGATACCGGCTTCCGGATGGCACCCCTGCTCCAATTGGAACGGATCTACAGGACCTCCCCGAAGGCGGGTTCGGCTGGTTCCTGATTCATCGCCTCACCAGTGATATCCGGTACGAGCGGCGCGGTGGATGCAACCGTCTGTCCCTGCGGTTTGACTTTGAACCCAACGGGTGATCGACCGCAATTGGTCACAATAAGGTCATTTTCGAAACATTGTCGCGCCGCAAACAACCGCCATACAGTGACTCGTAGCTCAGATAGCTTCCCTCGGCGCCACATATCACAGCCCCCACCCAGTGAATGGCGCCGAGGAACTTCCCCCCCCCGAAACTGCTGGACAATCGCTGATCAGTGAATAGCTTTCTCTTGTTCCACAGAGAGAGAATTCGCCATGCGTGATCTGCATAATCCGGGCCGATCCGAAGTTTTTGCCACGCAAGGCATGTGCGCAACGTCGCATCCGCTGGCGGCCAAAGTGGCCATCGATATCTTGGGCCAGGGCGGCAACGCGATGGATGCCGCGATCGCCGGGGCTGTTCTTCTGGGGATTTGCGAACCTCAGATGACCGGATTGGGCGGCGATTGCTTCGTTCTGTTCAATCGTGCCGGCGAAAGCAGGATACGCGCGCTCAACGGATCGGGTCGCGCACCGGCTGCCGCGCAATCCCAGATGTTGCGCGATCAGGGCCTGTCATCCGTACCTTTGGATGGGCCGGATGCCGTGACCATTCCCGGAGCCGTCGATGCCTTCTGCCACCTGGCCCAGACCGAGGGTCGCCTGGGGTTGGGCGCGATTTTGAACCCGGCGATTCATTATGCTGAAGCGGGTGTTCCGGTGGCTCCCCGTGTCGCTTTCGATTGGAAATCGGGGGCCGCAACACTTCAGGGCGCCGCCCGCGACCACTATCTGATTGACGGGCAAGCCCCGTCGATCGGGCAGGTTTTCCGTGCGCCGGGACAGGCGGAGGTATTGCGCCAAATCGCAGCCCACGGGCGCGACGCGTTCTATTCAGGTGAAATCGCCGATGATATGATTACCGCACTTTCGGAAAGGGGAGGTGTCCATTCCGCTGAGGATTTTCATCACACAAGCTATACCGAAACGCAGCCGATACATGGGGCCTACAAAGGCGTGGATTTGGTGGAACATCCACCGAACGGCCAGGGCGCAACCGCGATTTTGCTGCTGAATATCCTCAAGCACTTTGACATGGCCTCCATGGATCCATTCGGAGCGGAGCGTATTCATATCGAGGCCGAGGCCACCAAACTGGCCTATGACGCTCGAAACCGGTTCATCGCGGATCCTGACCACATGGCAAGAGTGGAGCGCTTTCTGGATCCGGATATCGCTGCCAGATTGGCTGCTTTGATCGATCCCCAAAAGGCGATGCCTGCTGCGGCGCCTCTGACCGAAGCGGTTCACAAGGACACGGTTTACATCACCGTGGTCGACCGCGACCAAATGGCTGTTTCGCTGATCTATTCGATCTTTCACAGCTTTGGATCCGGTATAGCGTCGGAAAAATACGGCATATTGCTGCAAAACCGCGGGGCAGGATTCACATTGCAGCCCGGCCACCCCAACGAACTGGGCGGCGGCAAACGCCCGATGCACACGATCATTCCGGGAATGTTGGCGCAGGACGGTCGGGTCACGATGCCGTTTGGAGTGATGGGCGGTGCCTATCAGCCAACCGGACACGCGCGCTTGGTGTCAAACCTTGTCGATTTCGGGCTTGGGTTGCAGGAAAGCATCGATGCGCCGCGCGCCTTCTTTGACGGATCGGTTCTGAAACTGGAGCGCGGGTACAGCGAGCAGATCGCGAAACAATTGTCCGATATCGGCCATAATATTGAAGTGCCGGAAACACCACTTGGCGGAGCGCAAGCGATCCGAATCCGAAACGACGGCATTTTGGAAGGCGGCAGCGACCCACGCAAGGATGGCTGTTCGCTTGGATACTGATCTGCGGCAGACCTATGCCCGCCGGTTCGGTTCCGCTAGTTCAGGTGGAAGTGCAGGGGGTATGCACCATCTTCGAACGGTCCGAACATATTGGGTATATCCGGGTGCTCGACCGGTTCTCCTGAATAGTCGGCAACCAGATTTTGTTCTGAAACATAAGCAACATAGAAGGATTGATCGTTCTCGGCCAGCAGGTGATAGAACGGTTGCTCTTTCCTTGGGCGGCTGTCTTCCGGAATGGCCTGATACCATTCTTCGGTATTCGAAAACTCGGGATCCACGTCAAAAATCACCCCTCGAAAAGGGTGTTTCTTGTGACGAACCACCTGGCCCAAGCCGTATTTTGCACGTGTCTTTAGCATTGTATCAGCCCCCACCGCTTTTTTTACCCGTTTCCGGGCGGAAAAGCCAATCATTGATGTGAAAATCAGGGAAACAGTCTGTGAACCTTATACTGACAGTGTTCGAAATCGTGGCGCCGGTTTTTCTATTGGCGGCTGTTGGTTTTACCTGGGTCAAGCTGGGTTTCGAATACCGCCTGCAATTCGTCACCCGCTTTGCAACGATGCTGGCGATGCCCAGTCTGATTTTTGTTGCCCTGATGCAAACCGAGATCCCGGGCAATGATCTGTCACGCTTCACAATGGCGACACTGGTCGCAAATCTGCTGCTGGCAGTGTTGTTCTGGCTGATCGTTCGAGGGTTGAGACTGGACCCGCGAACATATCTGTCACCTTTGATCTTCGGCAATACCGGCAATCTCGGCCTGCCGCTGTGTATCTTTGCCTTTGGACAGGTCGGCCTGGGGTATGCAGTCATCTTTCTGTCAGTTACTGCACTGTTTTCTTTCACTTACGGGATATATCTGGTCGCCGGTAAAGGTGCGTTGGGACAGGTTGCGCGCCAACCAATGGCCTGGGCGACGATCCTTGGCGCAGTGTTTCTGTCGCAGGGGTGGCAGACGCCGACATTTCTGACCAGCACGCTGGAGCTTTTGGGGCAAATGGCCGTCCCGCTGATGCTGGTCACATTGGGTGTGGCAATCGCCCGCCTGAGCTCGCACAGCCTGGGGCGGGCGCTGTGGCTGTCGGCGCTGAAACTGGCGGTGTGCTTTGCGCTGGGATGGGGAATCGGACGATGGTTTGATCTGGATACGATCGCATTTGGCGTTCTGGTTGTTCAGATTTGTACGCCGGTTGCCGTAACCTCTTACCTGTTGGCCGAACGGTTCGGGGCCGATTCCGACGCCGTCGCCGGCATGGTCATGGTGTCCACCGTACTTTCCGTGGCGGCGTTACCGGCTGTTCTGGCCATCATTTTATAGCGATTGTGATTTCCTCAGCGCTCAATCTGCGCTAGAATAAGCAAAAAAGGCACAAGGCACATGAGCAGAATTCTTTTCGTACTCCTTGGGGTGCTGCTTCTGGCATCCTGTGGGGGCGGTTCCAAACAGCCGCCCAGCAGATTGAACGACGCGTGCAGCATTGCGCGTGAAAAACCCGACTTTATCAAGGCCTTCAAGAATACCGAGCGCAAATGGGGCGTTCCGGTTCACGTTCAGATGGCGACCATCTATCAGGAAAGCCGGTACAAGCATGACGCGCGCACGCCACACAGATATGTTCTGGGCGTGATCCCGATGGGCCGTCAAAGCAGCGCTTACGGCTATGGTCAGGCACTGGACGGGACGTGGGAACAATATCAGCGCGAAACAGGAAAACGTCGGGCCAAACGGGATCGCA contains:
- a CDS encoding acetyl-CoA C-acyltransferase, producing MRDVVIAGAARTPMGGFQGMFDGVAAADLGGEAIRAALQQAGVQTVDEVLMGCVLPAGQGQAPARQAGFAAGLGEEVPATTLNKMCGSGMKAAMMSFDQIALGHADTMVAGGMESMTNAPYLLPKMRGGARIGHGQVVDHMFLDGLEDAYDKGRLMGTFAEDCAEAYQFTREAQDEYALQSLSNALSAQESGAFDQEIAPVTVRTRKGEILLETDEQPKSARPEKIPTLKPAFRKDGTVTAANSSSISDGAAALVLASAEAAEAQGMTVRARILGHASHAQAPGLFTTAPVPAAQKLLSRIGWSKDDVDLWEVNEAFAVVPMAFMHEMGLPRDKVNVNGGACALGHPIGASGARIIVTLLNALEKRNLKRGVAAICIGGGEGTAIAIERV
- a CDS encoding GAF domain-containing protein, yielding MTADYETLAKTIAALTEGETDQVALMATVACEVHHSDDRFDWTGFYRVTKPGVLKIGPYQGGHGCLVIPFERGVCGAAARTGETQLVPDVDAFPGHIACASSTRSELVLPVRDSSGKVIAVFDIDSDQPDAFTQQDAQNLEDILTAVFAGL
- a CDS encoding helix-turn-helix domain-containing protein, giving the protein MNSQAPQSATLGADLRALRKARGLTLTEIATRLDRSVGWLSQVERDLSEPSISDLRQIAECLGVPMSMLFAHSAAPADEQGYVVRAGSRRPMGSGEEGLIEELLSPDLTDDFEMVHSTFEPHSRMQTPANRPTQEVGYMVSGRLNLTIGAREFLVGPGDSFRIKHEPYQWANPYDEPAVAIWVIAPPVY
- the ggt gene encoding gamma-glutamyltransferase — encoded protein: MRDLHNPGRSEVFATQGMCATSHPLAAKVAIDILGQGGNAMDAAIAGAVLLGICEPQMTGLGGDCFVLFNRAGESRIRALNGSGRAPAAAQSQMLRDQGLSSVPLDGPDAVTIPGAVDAFCHLAQTEGRLGLGAILNPAIHYAEAGVPVAPRVAFDWKSGAATLQGAARDHYLIDGQAPSIGQVFRAPGQAEVLRQIAAHGRDAFYSGEIADDMITALSERGGVHSAEDFHHTSYTETQPIHGAYKGVDLVEHPPNGQGATAILLLNILKHFDMASMDPFGAERIHIEAEATKLAYDARNRFIADPDHMARVERFLDPDIAARLAALIDPQKAMPAAAPLTEAVHKDTVYITVVDRDQMAVSLIYSIFHSFGSGIASEKYGILLQNRGAGFTLQPGHPNELGGGKRPMHTIIPGMLAQDGRVTMPFGVMGGAYQPTGHARLVSNLVDFGLGLQESIDAPRAFFDGSVLKLERGYSEQIAKQLSDIGHNIEVPETPLGGAQAIRIRNDGILEGGSDPRKDGCSLGY
- a CDS encoding ATP-binding protein, whose amino-acid sequence is MEPIENKTCLELTFPATESEASVGIAKLSVGLAERGLPPHKADDVKIALAEAINNVVEHAYNGIAAAKVQVTCRLDRDLLDILISDTGRPLPGYRLPDGTPAPIGTDLQDLPEGGFGWFLIHRLTSDIRYERRGGCNRLSLRFDFEPNG
- a CDS encoding LysE family translocator, coding for MSFEAWTIFALFWVVFVTTPGPNAVNCISNGMSLPFPKAMMGVLAILTQASMFLILSALGVTALIAASPTGFFMAKLVGAGFLIWLGVRGWMNATKPAPVSERPARHVYLHALAVATINPKSVAGYLAAFSQFVQPEVPIWQQMVVIMPTALIITTLSYTGFTVLGALMGKAALGAVFNIWVRRVMAACFIIYGVLLGTSTAPAARG
- a CDS encoding AEC family transporter; the protein is MNLILTVFEIVAPVFLLAAVGFTWVKLGFEYRLQFVTRFATMLAMPSLIFVALMQTEIPGNDLSRFTMATLVANLLLAVLFWLIVRGLRLDPRTYLSPLIFGNTGNLGLPLCIFAFGQVGLGYAVIFLSVTALFSFTYGIYLVAGKGALGQVARQPMAWATILGAVFLSQGWQTPTFLTSTLELLGQMAVPLMLVTLGVAIARLSSHSLGRALWLSALKLAVCFALGWGIGRWFDLDTIAFGVLVVQICTPVAVTSYLLAERFGADSDAVAGMVMVSTVLSVAALPAVLAIIL
- the hspQ gene encoding heat shock protein HspQ; amino-acid sequence: MLKTRAKYGLGQVVRHKKHPFRGVIFDVDPEFSNTEEWYQAIPEDSRPRKEQPFYHLLAENDQSFYVAYVSEQNLVADYSGEPVEHPDIPNMFGPFEDGAYPLHFHLN
- a CDS encoding lytic transglycosylase yields the protein MSRILFVLLGVLLLASCGGGSKQPPSRLNDACSIAREKPDFIKAFKNTERKWGVPVHVQMATIYQESRYKHDARTPHRYVLGVIPMGRQSSAYGYGQALDGTWEQYQRETGKRRAKRDRIRDASDFIGWYMNKSYERNGIHPSDTRNQYLAYHEGHTGYARGSYNNKSWLLNVANDVDARARLYQAQLANCRY
- a CDS encoding GFA family protein, coding for MYSGSCLCGSVAFTIDGDLSPPSVCHCGQCRKQSGHVWASTTTHQDNLSFLARDTLNWFHASDIARRGFCSKCGSFLFWQHNQEDTISISMGAFDAPTGLKLSKHIFVADKGDYYDITDDLPQRAQ
- a CDS encoding STAS domain-containing protein is translated as MGLTSKTTGETQIITVHADRIDAAMAIQFKEDMRANTEDSAHRVVLDLSDVEFIDSSGLGAIVASMKQLGKDRRLDLAGLQPVVEKVFRLTRMDTVFRLFETLDDALSETDA